CTGAAAGAATCGTTACATGTGTAGGGTCTGCATTTGCATCTCTTGAGCTTGGAGAACATGTTTTCACCAACAAATAACCTGAGGCTTTAAGGACTGACTCTATACACCTCAGAAACAAATTTTTCAGGATGTTCTAAGTGCTCTATTAAATCGAGAGCGGTAACAACATCAAATGTTTCATTTCTAAAGGGTAACTTAGTTGCATCAGCTATGAGTAAAGTATCGATAACTCCATTGCTCACAGCGTACTCATTAATATCTATGCCGTAGCTTCTACGCCTAATTCTCTAAAAGCTTTAACAAGATATCCCATAGCACATCCTAACATCCAGCACAATTCTGGGCTTGAACATCTCGAAAATTGCTTCTGCAATTGTCTTGTGGAATGGATAGAATATTTCAAATTTGTATCCTTCTTTATAAGTTTTGCCCTCAAAATACTCTTTATCGTACATTTTGGCTAAACTCATCATACCACCTCTTTAACCAATACCATAAATTTTCCTTAAACACCGAAAAATCGAACTGCTTCGCAAATTCTCTGATCTTATCTGGATCATATTTCTTCTTTTCTAACTCTTCAATTGCCTTAGCTATGTTATCTGGATTCGAGCAATCGGTAATGATTCCTCTCTCCTCATTAACGACGTAAGGAGGAAATCCAGAATTATCAGCAATAACAGGTTTTCCTGAAGCGAAAGCTTCAATTGGAACTATCCCAAAATCTTCTGCTATGCAAGGATAGATTACAGCTTTACAGCTCGCCAATAAATCTACTTTTTCCTCTTCGCTAACGAACCCTTTTATCTCCACGTACGGGTTTTTACCGTATTTGTCCCTTAAATATTTCTCCAGATAACCAGAGCCTATGACCACAATTTTTTTCTTGGCTTTTATGCACCCTCTTATAGCCTCTTCCGGTCTTTTTTCATGCCACAACCTTCCAACGAAAAGGTAGAAGTCCTCTGAATTTTTACATTTATATTTGTCAAATTCTATAGGAGGATACAGCACTACCGAATCTCTTTTTAGATACTTCCAGAGCCTTCTTTTCGTAACTGGTGAGTTAGAGAAATAGTAATCGACCCTTTTGTCCACTGCCGTATCCCAAATTCTAAAAAATTCTGAGGCTAAAGGAAGCAATACATTCCTTTTGAGCCAACCCTTTGACTTTCTTCTGTGGTGCCATAAGTCATAAAGCCATCGAGCTGGAGAATGGTTGTAGTGAACGTGCATAACGTCGTCCGGAGTTATCAACACCCTTGCTGTGAGTCCCGATGTTATAACCACATCGTAATCTCCAAAATCTCTTACATCAACGTTACTCCACGTTAAATAATCAAAACTTCTAAATCTTCGTAGAATCTTGGCTACTAACGGTAAATGCTGAGAAATGTCTTCAAAACCTAACGTATTTATATTTTCATCCTTTACTATCGAGTAGACTTTTGAATTAAGAGCCCTACCAAGATAGGAAGCGAGGATTTCACCACCACCAATTTCGCCAAAAGATTCATGAAAAACAGCTATCTTCACATTATGGCACCTCTTTGTTATTAAAGTTTGCCAATAATTTTTTAAACTTCTCCTTAAACTCCCTACCCCTCTTCCCCGGCTCGAACTCCTCAGACTCTTTTTTGTATAGCTCCGACATTATTCTTCTTACCTCGCTGTCAAGTTTGAAGTATTCGACTATACCTTCAAAAATTCTGTTGAGCGGTTGTATGAATTTGTTACCGTCGTAATTCAAGCCGAACTCTCTTTTAACTTGCTCTTCTACTCTCTCGACTATCTCCTTAGTTCCTGTCATGGTTGAAACAACAACAGGCAAACCAGCTCTCATCGCCTCGAGCGTTGCTACCGGATAGGCTGAGCATCTTCCGGCGTGAACGAAAAGGCTTGCCTCTTCGAAAACCTCGGAAAGATCTTCTACGTAGCCCAAAACCTTGACGCCCTCGACCCTTTCATACTCTTTTGGATGCCCTTTTCCGACGATCCAAAGCTCAAGATCTGGGATTTGCTTTTTCGCTATTCTAAATTGTTCTACCAAAACGTCCATGCCTATGCTGAACCTCGGCTGTCCTACAGACACGATTACGTTCGATTCAAGATTTGGCTTGACTTTACCGAGTTTTTCATAACTGTCTTTTGGAATTGCTGGCCTTACAACTTCGATCGGAACGTCGATTATCTTCTCTGCGTATTCTTTCACAAAGGGAGACACAGCAATGGCGGCATCCAAAACCTTAGCGGAAATTCTGTGAATTAGAGTTTCGGCAGTGGAGTAGTGAGGTTGTCTTTCAACGAGATTTATGAAAGTTTCATCCGCCAAAAGACCTACAACAAATCCATTTTTTCTGAACAACTTCTTCCGCAAATACATCGGAAACATTGGCATTCCGCCCTCAAGTATGTAAACGTCATAATCTGGATATTCCCTTGCCATTTTTAAACCTTCAACGAACTTCACAAATCCATTAACATCTTTATGATAAGCTGGATAGACATCAGCCTTCACAGCTTCAACGAACGGTTCGTGAGCTGGATGCATTCCTGCATAGACGAACAGCACCTTCATTTTAAGATTTGCTAACTCAGGTTGTTTAAAAACGTTTCTTACTTCTCAACATAAGCTAAAAATTCGGTGTGGATGGCTTTCGGGCATGTTTTGAAAACAATATTTGATCTAAACGAGCCTTAATTGGCTTAAAATCTTATGCAGATAAATTAAAGCTCGAACAAACCTTTATCAACTTCTTTGACCAATTTATCGACTATGCAAGAAACTGCCTCTCTCGTTGACCTTCTCAAGGAACTCAGAGAAATCAGGAAAAAACTCGACCGTATTGAGGAAGGCAATCGAAGACCTCATCGATTCCACGTTAACTCCGGAAGAGGATGAACTGCTTAAAGAAGTCAGAGAAAAAATCAGGAAAGGCGATTTTTCCGAGTTTATTCCGCTCGAAAAACTTGATGAGGCTTTGGAGGATTCCTAAGACAAATGTCGGAAGTATCACAGTTTCTATTCCACGTATTTGACATCAATTCCCATCTTTTTTGCAACTTCCACTGTTTTTCGTCGCTCGTTAGAAGACTTTCGTATTTCTTCGCCTGAGCCAAATATAACGCATCAATTACTATCACGATCTTCCCTCACGTACTTTTCAGCGGTTCCCTTTTCAGCTCCCGATAAGTTCGAAAGCATAGCGTTAATTTCCTCCAAAGCCTTCTTTTTCCTGTATTCTCTACTTTTGGCTTCGATGAATTTTCTGATTTCTTCGCTCCAGTTGATGTCGATCTCCTTCATTCTCTTCTTAAGCTCGGGAGGTATCCTGAAGCTAACCACATTGCTCACAATTACTAAAGCGTATTATCGTATTTTTGCCAATAAATTAAGGATTGCATTTTGAGTTTGTATATGTCAGAACATGAAATCGTTTGCTAAAAATCTTGATGTTGATCGAAAGTTCTCAAATCTTAAAAATGTGATTTATGAGTTTAAGAGAAAATCGGTTTGGATAAGTCTAAATCTGCTCTTACTACCTTTTCTTCAAATTTTTCGAACCTCTTCGAGTTTTCTGTCTTTTGACAAGCGATTTACGGAGTATAATAGCAATGACGACGAACTCTAAGATATGGAAAGAATGGTCGTAGACTCGAAAGTTATGGTTGGAAAGCCAGTCATCAAAGGCACGAGGATTCCAGTAGATGCCAATGTTAGAATAAGAAACTTGCAATTTTACTAAGGAATGGTGGATACAATATAGTTTTCGTTGGTGATTTGTAGTTGTAAGAGACGACGCCATAAAGTTAAGAAGAATAAGGTTTTAAGAAGGAATTTAGACGAACTTGTTTTATCTGTAAAGCTCAAGTGAGAAATAATAAGCCTCTGAAGGTGCGAAAGACCTAAACCTTCTTACGGTAACCCCATCAATTTCTTCAACTTTCGGCAATTTTCCGCTCGGATCGGTTGTTAAAACTTCGACATCGTAATTCTTCGATATCCTCTTGGCTATATCGTAAACGTGGGTTTCGACTCCGCATATGTGAGGAATGAGGACGGAATCTCGGAAAAACGTGAGTTATTCTCACGGTTCAATTAACTTAACTCTCAAATTTGAGACTTCTGCGATGTCTAAGAAATCCCTATCCTTCGTTATTAATTCTTCATCTCTATTTATACAAATTGAGGCAATTAAAAGGTCTGAAAATGGTTTCTCGGCTTTCTAACAATTCTTAAACGTCTTTGTAGCTCTATAGAGAGTAAAACGTCACCTCTTTCGATGATTAGAACTTTTCCGTGAAATTTTTTGTAGTTTATAACTGGAGGAAATTCGACGATAGTTACTTCCGTTATGTTTTCTTCAATACTTTCGTTTTTCTTAACTCTTTCAATTACCAAGTTCGTGTCCGCTACGACCATACTCTTTTCTTCTCTTTCTCTTTCATCTTTCTAAGGTATTCCAGTTCTTTATCAGTATCAAACGTAACGTCTTCTGTTTTGGGGAATTTTAGCGTTAGATACAAATTGTACAAGTCGATATCAGCGTAATCTTTCCCTATTTCGTCTAATATCTTATCTGCCAGCATTTCTTTCAACTTGTTTATTAGTTTCTCATTAACCCGATCGGGCACTTCTATTTGGATTACTTTTCCCATGCTTTTTTATTAGTCTTAAAGAATATAAATACCTTTTCCTCGATCAGTTTGCCTTTTTAAAACTCACAAACTCAGAAATCGGCACGCTTAAACTCTGATTGATGCGAGGTTACGTCCAAAAGCCGAAGAGCTTCGAGATGCGGTGCGACTGTAGATGTTTGAGGGAGCGCGTCGAGAGGGGGGAAAATCCACACTACACGAAGCTTCACGAAGCTACCCCAAACTTTATCAACTTTCTGCTCTGATGCAGATAAATGAAGCACAAAATCAAGCTGAAAGGCTCGTTCAGCTTAAACGAGAAGGATATTTTGGATTTTCATCCTTGGGTAAAACCTCTCCTTGAAGAGGTAAGAAACAGAGGATGGAATTACGAGTTTTCCGACGTGAAAGCTGAAGTCCTGGTTGAACTCGATTTAGATGAGTTAAAGCTCGACCTCAGGTACTACCCACCCCGTCTGGAGAGATTCGAAGAAGGAGGAACTTACGAGATTTCAGCCGAAGTAGGAAGTGAGCCTCCGGCAGTTCTGAAGGTGCTTTCAATTGAAAGCTTTAAAGTTCGCGTATCCACCAAAAACTGCTGGAATGCTGCAGAAATAGATCCCTTCAAACGTGAAGTTAACAGCATTAAGGACGTTTTATGGGCCTTTGGGGAAGAAGTTGATAAGCTTTCTCAGGCGAGGGAAGTTTATGAAGTTGCAAGATGGTTGATTGAAAAGGGATTCAAACCGGCAAATAACTACGTGATCAAAGACTACAAGAAACTTGTCGACATGTTCGAAAAGCCCTACAAGTTTGCAGTAACGCTGGAAATTGCGGTTGAAGATGAAAATAAGGTGCCGGGATGGGAGGAGCTTAAAAAAGAGCTGAGCAAGTTCTTCTACGAGAGGGGGACTTTTGGTGGAGCTGAAAATGGATCCGTTTAGAAAGCCTATACCTTAATTTCCTTCAGCAGGATCGAGAATCACCAGCAAGAGCTTATTTCAAAACTTCTCGTGCAGTAGTCAAGCACAAGCTTAAATCCCTCTAAAAACTCCGTTCCGAGCACTATCTCATCTACTCCATCAGTTGTCTCCACAAATCCGTCTCTGAATGTTTTCAGCTCTGGAATTATGATTCTGGCATAAGAGCCGGTGGATTCAATCAACCTTTCCGTAGGAAGTGTTAATGCTCTTTTATGCTGACTCAACTCGTCAAGACGAAGCTTTTTAAAGATGTCTTGTGGGACGACTGCAAAGCCCTCATATCCTGTGTCGATGACCGCAAGCACACTGCCAGATTCTGGAAACTTAACGGAAAGAAGAGGGTTGCTCAGAACGATCTCGATAACTGGGGTTCCGTTAACGAACATACTTCCAGCCCATCCTTGCAACAGGCTTTATATGCTCTGAAGAGACTATTTTCACACTCCTCGGATCCACATTCTTCTCCCTCAGTATTTTGGCAAGTTCCTCAAGATCGTGAGCTTCAGCGACGAGTTCTTCTCCTCTGTAAGCTCTGAAGACTTTTTTCTTCTTTTCCAGTATTGAGAAGTAAATCTTCAAAGCTTCCTCTATAACTTTCGACATCGCACCCTTGCTCGACCCGTGTTTCTCCTTAACTACATCTCTCAACCTTTTTTCGACATCATCGCTTATCGAGATCGTTAATGTTCCCATGTAAATACGTATTAAGTGGATACTATTTAAATATTTTCTCCAAAATCTAAAGCTTAAAAACCCTTTTAATGCCAGTTTTATCGAAATCGATATCGTTTTAGATTATTTCCTCTATGTTCTTTCTCTTAGCAACGGCAAAATGCAAAGAATCTTCGAAATCCAATCCGAAATAGTTCACGATATCTAAAGCATTCAAGAAATCATCTTTGACGAGTGGTTCAATCTTTAAAACCTCTTAATCTTATGAACGAATCAACGACGATTTTAACAAATTTTTGTCCTTTAGGCTTTTGTCCGCCAATCCGACAATGATTACGAGTGTTTCGTAGATTTTTAGGGTAGATGTTAGGTAATTAGATCAAGCCTTCTATACTTCCTAATGAAACGTTTGCTCATCTTCCACTCTTTTTTAGTTAGGATGTGAAACTCGAAGGGTGAATCGAAGAACTTCTTGGTAATCTTCCCGAAGAATTCGAGCTTCCTGTTTCTATCCTCAAATACGTCTGAAACGATTGCAACGTCTATATCCGACAAGCCGATCGAGTAATCACCTTCAACAACCGAACCGTAGAGATATATTTCCGCATCTTGAACATCCTTTTTTGTAATCTCTTTTATCTCCTTCAAAAATTCCTACAGATTATCGAAGTACTTCTTTCTCCTTTCGTAAACATCTCTTAGGAACTTCATAGCATCTCCCCCAAATCACTTCCTTTTCTTAATTTTTCGTATCAACGCCAAGTTAGTTTACTCTCCATGATGTAGTTGAAAATAAATGCACATCCAATGCCAACAAAGTTCGAAAAGATATAATATATCTTAAAGAGCTCCGTCAACACGTATAAAATGGATATGTTCACGAAAATACCAGCAACTCTCCAAAGATTGCTCTTTAGAAGTCTGAAAAGAAACAATCTCAAATCAGAGCTTCTTTTATCTCTGAATGTCCAACGATCATTTAATATAAATTGAACTACAATAGCTATCTCTATTGCCAAAATTGAGGAAACGATGTAATAAACTCTGAAATATTCCGTAAAGATGTAAAGAATTAATGTATTTATCAGAGCTCCGAACGCTCCAACAGATGCAAATTTTAGCAATCTTAAGAATTCAATCATGTTCTTTTGTAAATGTAGAGTTTAGAGTTATCTGGGAGATCAAATACCTTAACAACCTCAAAATTGTCTTTTCGCTCGTAGAAGAACTCATATAGCTTCTTTTCTATATCTCCGTAAACTCCTTTGTGTTCCCTTGGTTCTATTAGAATTATGTATGTAATCTTATCGAAATTATGAACAAAGGCCTCATAGCCAATGTAAACTCCATTGTAAATCGCAAATTTATAACCCTCCTTAAGTCTGTAAAAGTTCAGAGATTGCCCGTTGAGATATGGATGATCAGGAAGAACGACGACTATTTTTCCTTCTCCCCCACTCTCTTTAATAGCTTCGAGTAGAGCATATATCTTCCAGTCTTCTTTTTTAGGGTGTTCTGGATTGGGGAGAATTTTATTGTCTATATCTGGCTGCCCGAAAGTTAAAGCGGATATATTCAAAAGACCGAAAAGAAGAATGATGAAAGTGAGAATCGTACTGTATTTTCGATTCGCCAAGCTACTTACAAAAACTCCTATTGAAATTGCAACAAACGGTAAAACGGGCATGATGTACCTCGGATCTTTGTTTGAAAGTAGTGTTAAGATGATGTAAATAAGCGCAATTGGTGTCAAAAGTCCTAAAAAGAGGTATCGGTTGTTTTTATATAGATAGTATATTGAAACGGCAAACAGTATTAAGAACACAGCTCCAACAGCGTCGAGTATTGAATTAGCATAGTATATCCAGCCCTGAATCGTTAGAAATGCAGGGTCTCCTTCTTTTCCACCTATGTTTGCAAAGTAGGTAAGTCGCATAATGACCGTGCTTAAATTTGGAAGGTACCACCAAGCTGCAAAAAGAAATGCAACAAAGAGGGAAATCGCAAAGTTCAACATAGTATTATTTGTTTTCGCAGACTTTTCGTAAAGTTTTAGATGTTTTTTAGAGCAGAATCTTCTGTAACCTACTTTCCACCCATTTTTAACGATCTGGTGACAATATGGGCATCTCATGAAATAATTTACTAAAAACAATGCAAAAATCGAAGGGATGATATATACGAAAGCATTCCACTTTGTTAGCTCAGCTATACCGAAAACTATGCCGAAAAGAACTGAATACTTTAAATTTCTGAAGTCCTCCGATCTCAGATAAAGCAAAATAGCAAAGGCTGTTAGAGACAATAGAGCGAAGTCAATCATATATACTCGCTGAAATTTTATAAGCGCCGGGAAAGCGGAAATGATCACAGCTGATATAACTCCAGCGTTTCTGTCTTTCATAATCTTGGCTATTTGGAAAACTGAATATATTAAAATAAAATAGTAAATTAAATTTGTTAAAATTGCGATATCTTCGGAAAACCCGAACAGAAAGTAAAGTGGTGTAGAAGAGAGATAAAAGAATGGGGGGTAGTAATTGCTAACCTTAACTATTTCGGAAAATTGTAACGACTTTATTAGATTGAAATACACAAACGAGTAAGTTAAATGTAAAGCCGGGTCCCAAGATTGAGGACTGTCATCCCAAGCAATAAAGTACACATTGGTGATCACTACAAAAGTCGTGATTAGCAGAAGAACTAGAAACTCTGAATCTTTGAGGTATTTCACTTCCATAAATTTGCTTGATATATTAGCTATTAAATTTTTGCGGAATAAATCCTTATTAATCTTTCATTAACATCATCCCAATCCAACAATTTCATATCTCCAGCTTTAACATTTGAAACTCTCTCTATCAGTCTTGCAAGCTCCGAAACGTTGATTGGGTAATCGATACCAAAAACGTTCTTGTTATCTATCCACTCACTCAAAGCAGATGTGTTAGCAACAATGCATGGAGTCTTTGCAGCTAGAGCTTCGGCTACAACAATTCCATAAGCTTCGTGCTTAGATAGAAGAACTAGTACATCAGCCTTCGCATACCTATCGATGAGCTCTTTTCTGCTTAAGTCCTGATAAAACCTAATCCTGTCGATAACATCTAACTTCTTCGCCATTTCAACTATCTTCGACTTGTAACTACCTTTACCGACAACCTCAAGCGTGAAGTTATCGGGCAAGTGTTTCAATGATTTCACAACATAATCCAACCCCTTGTACTTCTCAACTCTCCCTACGTAGAGGATAGTTTTCTTCCAACTTTCCTTATTTCTCTTAATTTTTTCAATGTCTTTAAACTCATCTAAATTTATTCCGTTTGGGATTACATACGTTCTATCCTCGGCGACCTTGAAATTTTTCAAAACCAGATTTTTCTCGTAATTGGAAACGCAAACGATTGCGTCGGCTCTCTTAAAGATCTTCCTTCCGAATATCTTGTAAGGTTTATGAAGGACGTTTCTGAAAAAGCTGTGACCGCTCCCGTGATAATGCGGCGTGAAAATCAATTTGTTTTTTCCTTTGGTCAAGGCAGCAAACAGAGCGGGAAACGCGTGGTAGTTGTGGGCGTGAACTACATCGTAGTCCGAGCTATTTTTCTTTAAATAGTCGTAGAGTTCGGGAGAGAAGTAATACGCCTCGGAAGGGGCGAGAGATTTAAACCTTCTCACGGTAAGCCCATCAATTTCTTCAACTTTCGGCAATTTTCCGCCTGGGTCGGTAGTCAGAACCTCAACATCGAACTTCTTTGCTATTCTACTAGCTATTTCGTAAACGTGAGTTTCGACTCCTCCTATGTGGGGATAAAATCTCGGACAAACCTGGGCTATTTTCACATTTTCCCCTTTAATTTCAGATATTAAACTTTGTTGTGGTGGATATTGATATTTTTCAGCAAAAAGATATTAATCTACAAGAACATCAAATTCGCTTATGACCTCCTTAACTAGCATAAAAAGTTTGTCCAGCGTTACAACCCTTAAACCGTTGTTTATTAGCGATTGCAGAAATTAATGTATACACAGCAGGTACTGGCTCTCCAATTTTTAAAAGTTCTGTAGAAATCTTTATTGCCAGCCTGTAGTCAGATTTTGATAGGTATAATACCGTTAGATTGAACTCAAGTGCCTTTGGAAATTCTATAACGTTTAGTATCGTCGTGTATCCGCTCATACTTTCCTTATTTTTGTACAATTCGATCAATTTGTTTGTATCGTAAAGGTTCTTCTCCATTCAATATCCTTCATTTTCTCGTAGCTTTCAACAGCTTTCTCGAAATCCAGTTCTTTAAGGCTATTTCTAAAATCTTCGCCAAGTTCTTCTTAAAGTTCCTTGGAGCCAACCTCAGTCTCGATCTCTTCCAGCTTTTCCAGATACTCAGCTATTGCTTTCCTTACAACTTCACTCCATCTGATTTCACCATATTTTTTCATCTTCCTGTAGAGGTCTTCAGGTAATGATAAGGTTATGTTGGGCATACACATATTTCTCTGTGAATTCAATATTTAAGATTCCCACTTATTTTTTGTCTTCCAACTCAACTTACTCTTCTACTTTCTCCTGCTTTTCTCATTCGACATTAAACAATTTTAAAAACCCTGCCTATTACAAAATTGAAAGCAATGAAAACCTCGGTTATAATTTCCACATACACCAAAGAAAGATATAAAGACGTGCTTAGATGTATTGAATCCGTTAGACATCAGAGTTTAAAACCTTATGAAATTCTACTGATTTTAGATCCTGTAAAAAGCTTAGTTGAGTACTATAAAAATATTGTCCCAAAAGATGTTAGAGTGGTAGTCTCCGACGGTTTTGGCCTTTCGAAGGCAAGAAATAAGGGTGTTTTTGAAGCTAAAGGAGATATTATAGCTTTTATTGATGATGATGCTTGGGCTGATGACTTGTGGTTGGAAAAAATCGTCGAAAATTACTCTGACGAAGGTGTTTACGGTGTTGGTGGCAAGATTATTCCGGTTTTCGAAAACGGAAGACCCAAGTGGCTACCTGAGGAACTGGATTGGATTGTCGGATGCACTTACAAAGGTATGCCCGAGCAAAGGAC
The nucleotide sequence above comes from Archaeoglobus fulgidus DSM 4304. Encoded proteins:
- a CDS encoding class I SAM-dependent methyltransferase, whose translation is MRRRSYGIDINEYAVSNGVIDTLLIADATKLPFRNETFDVVTALDLIEHLEHPEKFVSEVYRVSP
- a CDS encoding glycosyltransferase, which codes for MKIAVFHESFGEIGGGEILASYLGRALNSKVYSIVKDENINTLGFEDISQHLPLVAKILRRFRSFDYLTWSNVDVRDFGDYDVVITSGLTARVLITPDDVMHVHYNHSPARWLYDLWHHRRKSKGWLKRNVLLPLASEFFRIWDTAVDKRVDYYFSNSPVTKRRLWKYLKRDSVVLYPPIEFDKYKCKNSEDFYLFVGRLWHEKRPEEAIRGCIKAKKKIVVIGSGYLEKYLRDKYGKNPYVEIKGFVSEEEKVDLLASCKAVIYPCIAEDFGIVPIEAFASGKPVIADNSGFPPYVVNEERGIITDCSNPDNIAKAIEELEKKKYDPDKIREFAKQFDFSVFKENLWYWLKRWYDEFSQNVR
- a CDS encoding glycosyltransferase family 4 protein, translating into MKVLFVYAGMHPAHEPFVEAVKADVYPAYHKDVNGFVKFVEGLKMAREYPDYDVYILEGGMPMFPMYLRKKLFRKNGFVVGLLADETFINLVERQPHYSTAETLIHRISAKVLDAAIAVSPFVKEYAEKIIDVPIEVVRPAIPKDSYEKLGKVKPNLESNVIVSVGQPRFSIGMDVLVEQFRIAKKQIPDLELWIVGKGHPKEYERVEGVKVLGYVEDLSEVFEEASLFVHAGRCSAYPVATLEAMRAGLPVVVSTMTGTKEIVERVEEQVKREFGLNYDGNKFIQPLNRIFEGIVEYFKLDSEVRRIMSELYKKESEEFEPGKRGREFKEKFKKLLANFNNKEVP
- a CDS encoding type II toxin-antitoxin system VapB family antitoxin, which translates into the protein MVSFRIPPELKKRMKEIDINWSEEIRKFIEAKSREYRKKKALEEINAMLSNLSGAEKGTAEKYVREDRDSN
- a CDS encoding DUF433 domain-containing protein, which gives rise to MVVDSKVMVGKPVIKGTRIPVDANVRIRNLQFY
- a CDS encoding clan AA aspartic protease, whose protein sequence is MFVNGTPVIEIVLSNPLLSVKFPESGSVLAVIDTGYEGFAVVPQDIFKKLRLDELSQHKRALTLPTERLIESTGSYARIIIPELKTFRDGFVETTDGVDEIVLGTEFLEGFKLVLDYCTRSFEISSCW
- a CDS encoding nucleotidyltransferase domain-containing protein gives rise to the protein MKEIKEITKKDVQDAEIYLYGSVVEGDYSIGLSDIDVAIVSDVFEDRNRKLEFFGKITKKFFDSPFEFHILTKKEWKMSKRFIRKYRRLDLIT
- a CDS encoding GtrA family protein, which codes for MIEFLRLLKFASVGAFGALINTLILYIFTEYFRVYYIVSSILAIEIAIVVQFILNDRWTFRDKRSSDLRLFLFRLLKSNLWRVAGIFVNISILYVLTELFKIYYIFSNFVGIGCAFIFNYIMESKLTWR
- a CDS encoding ArnT family glycosyltransferase — encoded protein: MEVKYLKDSEFLVLLLITTFVVITNVYFIAWDDSPQSWDPALHLTYSFVYFNLIKSLQFSEIVKVSNYYPPFFYLSSTPLYFLFGFSEDIAILTNLIYYFILIYSVFQIAKIMKDRNAGVISAVIISAFPALIKFQRVYMIDFALLSLTAFAILLYLRSEDFRNLKYSVLFGIVFGIAELTKWNAFVYIIPSIFALFLVNYFMRCPYCHQIVKNGWKVGYRRFCSKKHLKLYEKSAKTNNTMLNFAISLFVAFLFAAWWYLPNLSTVIMRLTYFANIGGKEGDPAFLTIQGWIYYANSILDAVGAVFLILFAVSIYYLYKNNRYLFLGLLTPIALIYIILTLLSNKDPRYIMPVLPFVAISIGVFVSSLANRKYSTILTFIILLFGLLNISALTFGQPDIDNKILPNPEHPKKEDWKIYALLEAIKESGGEGKIVVVLPDHPYLNGQSLNFYRLKEGYKFAIYNGVYIGYEAFVHNFDKITYIILIEPREHKGVYGDIEKKLYEFFYERKDNFEVVKVFDLPDNSKLYIYKRT
- a CDS encoding glycosyltransferase family 4 protein, coding for MKIAQVCPRFYPHIGGVETHVYEIASRIAKKFDVEVLTTDPGGKLPKVEEIDGLTVRRFKSLAPSEAYYFSPELYDYLKKNSSDYDVVHAHNYHAFPALFAALTKGKNKLIFTPHYHGSGHSFFRNVLHKPYKIFGRKIFKRADAIVCVSNYEKNLVLKNFKVAEDRTYVIPNGINLDEFKDIEKIKRNKESWKKTILYVGRVEKYKGLDYVVKSLKHLPDNFTLEVVGKGSYKSKIVEMAKKLDVIDRIRFYQDLSRKELIDRYAKADVLVLLSKHEAYGIVVAEALAAKTPCIVANTSALSEWIDNKNVFGIDYPINVSELARLIERVSNVKAGDMKLLDWDDVNERLIRIYSAKI
- a CDS encoding type II toxin-antitoxin system VapC family toxin, with protein sequence MEKNLYDTNKLIELYKNKESMSGYTTILNVIEFPKALEFNLTVLYLSKSDYRLAIKISTELLKIGEPVPAVYTLISAIANKQRFKGCNAGQTFYAS
- a CDS encoding ribbon-helix-helix domain-containing protein, which codes for MPNITLSLPEDLYRKMKKYGEIRWSEVVRKAIAEYLEKLEEIETEVGSKEL